In Methanococcoides methylutens, the following proteins share a genomic window:
- a CDS encoding shikimate kinase, translated as MSENMNITLIGMSGVGKTTIGKLLSKKLNYGFVDVDDLIKKRIGMSLQSFIDNSGDAAFLELEEQVVLDLEPSGNYIIATGGSMIYSEVAMEHLKSISTIVYLDTPFGRIARRIDPSKRGVVGLKDKSLKELYHERKALYEKYMDVHIKIEKGERKSAIADRIIAICFD; from the coding sequence ATGAGTGAAAATATGAACATCACGCTTATCGGAATGTCAGGTGTGGGCAAGACCACAATTGGGAAGTTGCTTTCAAAGAAGCTGAATTATGGTTTTGTTGATGTCGACGATCTCATTAAGAAAAGGATCGGCATGAGCCTGCAATCATTCATTGACAATTCCGGAGATGCTGCCTTTCTTGAACTGGAGGAACAGGTTGTTCTTGACCTTGAGCCATCGGGAAACTACATAATTGCAACAGGTGGCAGTATGATCTATTCTGAAGTTGCCATGGAGCATCTAAAATCCATCTCAACTATTGTTTACCTGGATACTCCGTTTGGTCGGATAGCTCGCAGGATTGACCCTTCAAAAAGAGGAGTTGTGGGTTTAAAGGATAAAAGCTTGAAAGAGCTGTATCATGAGCGTAAGGCACTATATGAAAAATATATGGATGTTCACATTAAAATAGAAAAAGGTGAAAGAAAAAGTGCCATTGCAGATAGGATCATTGCTATCTGCTTCGATTAA
- a CDS encoding ACT domain-containing protein, translating to MTSTRFIITVIGIDKIGIVANITKVMADFNVNIVDISQTLMEDLFTMIMLAGVKDENFDLTAFQKAMSEEGEKLGVEVRVQHEDAFRFMHRI from the coding sequence ATGACCTCAACCCGCTTCATAATCACTGTTATCGGTATCGACAAGATAGGTATTGTTGCTAATATCACTAAGGTGATGGCAGATTTCAATGTGAATATCGTTGACATCAGTCAGACCCTTATGGAAGACCTGTTCACCATGATAATGCTGGCAGGTGTGAAAGATGAGAACTTCGATCTCACAGCATTCCAGAAAGCAATGTCTGAAGAAGGGGAAAAACTTGGAGTGGAAGTACGTGTCCAGCACGAAGATGCATTCCGCTTCATGCACAGGATCTAA
- a CDS encoding PFL family protein, producing MLVHPEEILETIHMIKAENLDIRTVTMGINLRGCCHNDIDVLNERIYEKITGYAKDLVRTTEEIQNLYGIPIINKRIAVTPIAIVAESCDTDDYVSIAKTLDRAAEDVGIDFIGGFTALVHKGATPGDIKLINSLPQALASTNKVCSSINVATTKAGINMDAVAMMGKIIKKTAEATKDDDGIGCAKLVVFANAPEDNPFMAGAFHGIGEPDCVINVGVSGPGVVNSTIRELKDPDLGEISEAIKKTAFKITRMGEMVGREVSRRLNVEFGVVDLSLAPTPEIGDSVAAILEAMGLQNCGTHGTTAALALLNDAVKKGGSMASSYVGGLSGAFIPVSEDAGMIHAVEIGALSLEKLEAMTSVCSVGLDMIAIPGDTSASTISAIIADEMAIGMINKKTTAVRLIPAPGKKVGDSVEYGGLLGRAPVMAVSEFSSEEFIGRGGRIPAPIQALTN from the coding sequence ATGCTTGTCCATCCGGAAGAGATACTGGAAACCATCCACATGATCAAAGCGGAGAACCTCGATATCAGGACCGTGACAATGGGTATCAACCTTCGTGGTTGCTGTCACAATGATATCGATGTGCTCAATGAAAGGATCTATGAGAAGATCACCGGTTATGCTAAGGATCTTGTCAGGACCACAGAGGAGATACAGAACCTCTATGGCATCCCCATCATCAATAAGCGCATAGCTGTAACTCCGATAGCTATCGTTGCTGAAAGCTGTGATACGGATGATTATGTGTCTATTGCAAAGACACTTGACCGTGCGGCAGAAGATGTTGGAATTGATTTTATTGGAGGTTTCACTGCCCTTGTGCATAAAGGAGCAACTCCCGGAGACATAAAACTTATCAATTCCCTTCCTCAGGCACTTGCAAGCACCAATAAGGTATGTTCATCCATCAACGTGGCTACCACAAAAGCAGGCATCAATATGGACGCTGTGGCAATGATGGGAAAGATCATCAAGAAGACTGCTGAAGCAACAAAGGATGATGATGGGATCGGATGTGCAAAGCTCGTCGTCTTTGCCAATGCACCGGAAGATAATCCGTTCATGGCCGGCGCCTTCCACGGCATCGGTGAACCTGACTGTGTTATCAATGTCGGTGTAAGCGGTCCGGGGGTCGTGAACTCCACCATCAGGGAACTCAAGGACCCTGACCTCGGCGAAATATCAGAAGCCATCAAGAAGACAGCTTTTAAGATCACCAGAATGGGGGAGATGGTGGGAAGGGAAGTTTCCCGTCGCCTCAATGTTGAGTTTGGCGTTGTGGACCTGTCCCTTGCACCAACACCCGAGATCGGTGACAGTGTAGCTGCTATTCTTGAAGCAATGGGGCTTCAGAACTGTGGGACCCACGGAACCACAGCAGCTCTTGCACTTCTCAATGATGCCGTGAAAAAAGGCGGGTCAATGGCATCTTCATATGTAGGGGGTTTAAGCGGTGCATTCATCCCTGTAAGTGAAGATGCAGGCATGATTCATGCAGTTGAGATTGGTGCGTTAAGCCTTGAAAAGCTTGAAGCTATGACAAGTGTTTGCTCTGTGGGACTGGATATGATAGCCATCCCCGGTGATACATCGGCCTCCACGATCTCAGCGATCATTGCAGATGAGATGGCCATAGGTATGATAAACAAGAAGACAACTGCTGTGCGCCTGATACCTGCACCTGGTAAAAAGGTTGGTGACAGCGTGGAGTACGGTGGACTTCTGGGACGTGCACCTGTTATGGCTGTGTCTGAATTCAGTTCCGAGGAATTTATCGGGCGCGGTGGAAGAATACCTGCACCTATACAGGCACTTACGAACTAA